In Rhodothermales bacterium, the genomic stretch AGGTACGACCATGATATACTGGCCGCCGTAGCCCCAGGCCAGATACACGTATTCCTCTTGTCCCTCTTCGGTCCACCAGAGGTACCCGTAGCATAATCCGCTGAGCGGCCCAAAGTCGGATCGCCACTCGAACTTCGGTTGCGTTGCTTCCTCGACCCAGCCGCGCGGCAGTATGCGATCCTTGCCCGACCGTCCATCCTGTAAATACAGTTGCCCCAGCCGGGCAAGATCGCGTGTTCGTAGATCGATCCCCGCGCCACCGTTTACGTAGCCGTCGCTCAGTATCTCCCACTCCCGCTGCTCGACGCCGATGCCGATGCGGCCAAACAGGTACTGATCCGCGAATTGCTCGAGCGGTACACCAACTGCTTCCTCAACGAGAACCCCGAGAAGGTGTACCGCGCCCGAGTTGTACGTGAAGTCCGACCCGGGCATATTCTCGAGGGGCCGAGACAATACGTAGCGGACATGATCACCGGACTGGATCCAATCGCTGTATGCAGGTCCTCCGATTTCGGGCCACACAAAGCCACTGCTCATCGAGAGCAGGTGGCGAATGGAGATGGACCGGCGCACCGAATCCAGGGGCGCGATCGACGGCGGGAAGTGGTCGCCAAGTGTCTCGTCGAGGCTGCCGATGAATCCTTCCTTGAGCGCGATGGCGGTGAGGGTCGCGACGACGCTCTTTGTGACCGAGCGAACGTCGTTCAGGGTCTCGCGTTCGTTGCCATGAAAGTACTCCTCCAGAATGATTCGGCCATCGCGCACGACGAGCAGACTCTGCACTCTCGGAATGGCCCCGGCCTCCGCGACAGCCGTCTCCAGTTGTGCGGCATCGACCCGTGCTTGTGCCGGCGATGAGGTCTGCCAGGACTGTGTGAGGTCCAGCCTGGCAACGTCAGAGTCGTCACCAAACCAGTCGCAAGCTGCGAGAGGCAGGAGGAGGAGAAGAACGAGATTTCTCCAGGGTGTGCGACGCATGATTGCAGCCTCTGGTCAGGTACGCCCAAAGATATCGACGCCTCGCCGCGCCAAAAAGGTCAATGCGACTGCTGGGGATCCGATGAGCCCAGCCGCGCAACCTCCTCCTCGATGCTCGTCGGCATCACGCAGGCGATCCAGCCCTCTCCGTAGGGGTCGGTGGAAACAATGCCCGGTTCGCCCTCAAGCCGGTCATTCGACTGCTCCACCCGGCCCCCTATCGCACACCACGCTCGATGGACGTGTCCGTCCGTTGCCGTAACCCGCGTCAAATCGCACCCCTGGCGGAGCATCGTGTTCGGAGCCGGAATATCCAGCGACTTGATCGGACCCACCGTTTGAAGAAACGTCTCGATCAGCCCGAGCGTGACCGTGCCGTCATCCTCCCCCCGCGCCCACGTATGACCATCAAGCACGAAACAATCAGCAGGCACGTCCTTGGCGATCGCCTCGCCTCCAACCAGCCGGCCAGCCCTCGTGAGCGTGCTTAACATCTCCTCCACGGTAAACGGTTTCGGCAAGAAATCAACCGCCCCGCTCTCCAGGCACAGCAATACGTGTTCAGCATTTGCATACCCCGTCATGCACACCGACACCACCGAAGGAAATTTATCCGAACACACGGTGACCAGATCAAGCCCGGACTTGCCCGGGAGTTTGATATCCGCAAGCAGTAGGTCCGGCACGCTCTCCTTGATCTTGTCCAGCGCCTGCTCTGCGGACCCCGCCACGCGGTGTTCTATGGAGTGTGCCGACAGTATCCGCCGCACGG encodes the following:
- a CDS encoding response regulator, coding for MISKCEVLVVDDEDVVLGAVRRILSAHSIEHRVAGSAEQALDKIKESVPDLLLADIKLPGKSGLDLVTVCSDKFPSVVSVCMTGYANAEHVLLCLESGAVDFLPKPFTVEEMLSTLTRAGRLVGGEAIAKDVPADCFVLDGHTWARGEDDGTVTLGLIETFLQTVGPIKSLDIPAPNTMLRQGCDLTRVTATDGHVHRAWCAIGGRVEQSNDRLEGEPGIVSTDPYGEGWIACVMPTSIEEEVARLGSSDPQQSH
- a CDS encoding serine hydrolase codes for the protein MRRTPWRNLVLLLLLPLAACDWFGDDSDVARLDLTQSWQTSSPAQARVDAAQLETAVAEAGAIPRVQSLLVVRDGRIILEEYFHGNERETLNDVRSVTKSVVATLTAIALKEGFIGSLDETLGDHFPPSIAPLDSVRRSISIRHLLSMSSGFVWPEIGGPAYSDWIQSGDHVRYVLSRPLENMPGSDFTYNSGAVHLLGVLVEEAVGVPLEQFADQYLFGRIGIGVEQREWEILSDGYVNGGAGIDLRTRDLARLGQLYLQDGRSGKDRILPRGWVEEATQPKFEWRSDFGPLSGLCYGYLWWTEEGQEEYVYLAWGYGGQYIMVVPDKELVIVTTTYWRGLNQEAGGANQLEAAVLDIITSHILPAAR